The region TGGGCATGGCCGAGTGTATCCCGAAGCGGCGGGCCTCGTAGCTTGCGGCGGCCACTACCCCTCGGCCATTTGGCGCTCCGCCTACGATAACGGGGCGGCCTGCAAGACTTCGGTCGTAAAGCTCCTCCACGGATACGAAGAAGGCGTCCATATCGACGTGGAGGATGGTGCGGGGATGGCGCTTCAGGGGAGTCCCTCCATCGTCCCTGCGAGCGAGGTGCTGTGAGCTAACGGTACTTCCGCAAGACTCCGATAACAACGCCCTGAATCTGGAGGTCCTCGGCCCGGACCCGTATGGGCGCCATCGCGGGATTGGCAGGCTGTAGGCGGATGTGGTCGATTTCGTGGAAGAGCCGCTTCAGGGTCGCCTCCTCGCCCTCCAGCAGGGCCACCACCACCTCGCCGTCGCGGGCCTCGCTCCGCTCCTCGACGATGACGTAGTCGCCGTCGAGGATGTGCTCGTCCATCATGGAGCTCCCCCGGACGCGGAGCACAAAGGTTCGGCCCCGGCCGATAAGGTCGGGCGGCACGGCGATGGTCTCGGCCACTTCGACGGCCTCAAGCGGTTCGCCTGCGGCGATGAGGCCCACGAGGGGCACCTCCACCGCCTCGATCCTTGGTGTCAGCTCCTCAAGTACCTCGATGGCCCGGCTCCGGTGGGCGTAGCGTCGGATGAGCCCCTTGGCCTCGAGGTTGGTTAGGTGCTTGTGCACCGTGGCGGGCGAGGAGAGCCCGAAGGCGCGGCCGATTTCCTCTATGCTGGGGGCGTAGCCGTGGGCAGAGCGGAAGTCTGTGATGAAGTCGAGAATCTCCCGCTGGCGGCGGGTGAGCATTGACATCGTCGCACCTCCTTCTTGGTCGGCCATCTAATAATAGGCGAAAATAATACGAAGGTCAATGGGAAAATGAGAGCCCGAACGGGCAGAAATAGGCACCCGGACCCGGCTTAAGCTCCGACTAAAAGAAAATCCAGGTGACCACGAAGAATAAGGGGAAGAGAATGACAGTCGAGTAGGCCATGTAGCCGAAGAAAGAGGGCATCTTTACACCGGCCTCCTCGGCGACCGACTTCACCATGAAGTTGGGGGCGTTGCCGATATAAGAGTTGGCCCCCATGAAGACTGCCCCCACGGAGATACCTTTGAGGATGGACGCGTTGACGGCGCTTCCGTCCAACAAGGGCACGAAGTCGCTCCCCGCCGGCAGAGCCTTGGCTAGGGAGAGGAAGGTTAGGTAGGTTGGCGCGTTATCGAGAAAGCTTGAAAGGATGCCCGTGACCCAGAAGAACTGCCACGGCTTGGTCACCCCTAGCTCCGCTCCGCGGGTCTGCAGCAGCAGGAGGGTCGGCATCATGGCGGCGAAGATGGCAGCGAAGAGGATGGCCACCTCCTTGACAGGGAACCAGGTAAATCCGTTCTCCTCTCGTATGCGCTTCGGGGTAATCCAGAGGCTTATGGCCGCCATTGCGAACATGCCGCCGACCTGGAAAATATCCCCGGCATAGTGGAAGTTGGGAAAAGCCTGGCGGACGCTCTTGTATAAGAGTACGAAGCAGAGGATGCCGAGGAGAAACAGAAAGTTGATCTTGCCCTCTATGCCCAAGGGTTCTTTCACCCCATCAGGCTCGGGCTGAGGCTCCTCCCGGCGGTAGACGACGGTATCCCAAACGAAGTAGATGGCAAGCAAAACGAGGACGGCGAAGGCCCAGTGTGGCGTAAGCTGGAAGGTCCAGAAGAAGTCCACCCCCTGGAGGAAGCCCAGAAAGAGGGGCGGGTCGCCGAGCGGGGTCAAGCTGCCGCCGATGTTGGCCACCAAGAAGGTGAAGAATATGATGGTGTGGACCTTTTTGTCGCGCCGCTCGTTGGCCCGAAGTAGGGGCCTGATCAAGGTGAGGGCCGCACCCGTGGTGCCGATGAACGAGGCGAGCAGAGACCCGATGGCCATGATGACGGTGTTGGTCAGGGGTTTTCCCTGAATGGAGCCGCGAATGTAAATACCGCCGGAGACGACGTATAGGCTTCCGACCAGGGCGATGAAGCTTATGTACTCGATGGCCGTGTGCCCCAGAGCCGGTGCGTAGAGAAACAGGTCGTAGATGACCATGGG is a window of Nitrospinota bacterium DNA encoding:
- the lexA gene encoding transcriptional repressor LexA, yielding MSMLTRRQREILDFITDFRSAHGYAPSIEEIGRAFGLSSPATVHKHLTNLEAKGLIRRYAHRSRAIEVLEELTPRIEAVEVPLVGLIAAGEPLEAVEVAETIAVPPDLIGRGRTFVLRVRGSSMMDEHILDGDYVIVEERSEARDGEVVVALLEGEEATLKRLFHEIDHIRLQPANPAMAPIRVRAEDLQIQGVVIGVLRKYR
- a CDS encoding sodium:proton antiporter → MTRALIILSCLAFLLVPWGALAAPAGGASGEGGRQGQTLTALSTTAHEGEHTAPHGAEHGEVAHHKLDIVVPIWSVAPFVGLLLCIALIPLISGTWWHHHFTKVSLAFFAPMVIYDLFLYAPALGHTAIEYISFIALVGSLYVVSGGIYIRGSIQGKPLTNTVIMAIGSLLASFIGTTGAALTLIRPLLRANERRDKKVHTIIFFTFLVANIGGSLTPLGDPPLFLGFLQGVDFFWTFQLTPHWAFAVLVLLAIYFVWDTVVYRREEPQPEPDGVKEPLGIEGKINFLFLLGILCFVLLYKSVRQAFPNFHYAGDIFQVGGMFAMAAISLWITPKRIREENGFTWFPVKEVAILFAAIFAAMMPTLLLLQTRGAELGVTKPWQFFWVTGILSSFLDNAPTYLTFLSLAKALPAGSDFVPLLDGSAVNASILKGISVGAVFMGANSYIGNAPNFMVKSVAEEAGVKMPSFFGYMAYSTVILFPLFFVVTWIFF